In one window of Ovis aries strain OAR_USU_Benz2616 breed Rambouillet chromosome 5, ARS-UI_Ramb_v3.0, whole genome shotgun sequence DNA:
- the STAP2 gene encoding signal-transducing adaptor protein 2 isoform X1, with amino-acid sequence MALALSPPRVPKPKSALPLHYYESFLEKKGPRDRDYKKFWAGLQGLTLYFYNSNRDTKHVEKLDLGGFVKLTDEAPWGNSHDPSTHFCLVLRNQEIKFKVESLESREMWKGFILTVVELRVPSNLTLLPGHLYMMSEALAKEEARRALEMPLCFLKVSRLEAQLLLERYPECGNLLLRPSGDGTGGVSVTTLQTLNGKPVVRHYKVKREGAKYVIDVEEPFSCTSLEAVVNYFVSHSNKALVPFLLDEDYEKVIGFVEADKENGESVWVAPSAPSTSGPGPAPPKDGPKQLPPTSIMPAPSQDKLPPLPDQDNNYVIPIGDTPSASYVNEDVPSPSRPVVPKPRRLAKPQAKLPKPPTVSKSEPKGLNSGPARKLAASSAQAFSPTTGLADVTAELEEKLQRRRALEQAAERMADQWVHLQAPHASQADPSSQN; translated from the exons ATGGCCTTGGCCCTGAGCCCGCCCCGGGTCCCCAAGCCCAAGAGTGCCCTGCCCTTGCACTACTATGAGAGCTTCCTGGAGAAGAAGGGACCCCGAGATCGG GATTACAAGAAGTTCTGGGCAGGCCTTCAGGGGCTGACTCTCTATTTCTACAACAGCAATCGAGACACTAAG CATGTGGAGAAGCTAGATCTAGGAGGCTTTGTGAAGCTCACAGATGAAGCTCCCTGGGGAAACTCCCATGACCCTAGCACCCACTTCTGCTTGGTCCTTCGGAACCAGGAGATCAAGTTCAAG GTAGAGAGCCTGGAGTCTCGGGAGATGTGGAAAGGCTTCATCTTGACAGTAGTGGAG CTCCGCGTCCCGTCCAACCTGACGCTGCTGCCAGGACACCTATACATGATGTCCGAGGCCCTGGCCAAAGAGGAGGCCCGTCGTGCACTCGAGATGCCGTT GTGCTTCCTGAAAGTGAGCCGACTGGAGGCGCAACTGCTCCTGGAGCGCTACCCTGAGTGCGGGAACCTACTGCTGCGGCCCAGCGGGGACGGCACAGGCGGCGTGTCAGTCACAACGCTTCAGACGCTCAATGG GAAGCCGGTGGTCAGGCACTACAAGGTGAAGCGCGAGGGCGCCAAGTACGTAATCGACGTGGAGGAGCCG TTCTCCTGCACCTCGCTCGAAGCAGTGGTCAACTATTTCGTGTCGCACAGTAATAAGGCGCTGGTGCCCTTCCTGCTGGATGAAGACTATGAGAAAGTGATAG GCTTCGTGGAGGCGGATAAAGAGAATGGCGAGAGTGTGTGGGTGGCGCCCTCGGCCCCCTCCACCTCCGGCCCAG GTCCTGCACCCCCCAAGGATGGCCCTAAGCAGCTGCCTCCCACGTCCATCATGCCGGCGCCCAGTCAGGACAAGCTGCCTCCACTACCAGACCAGGATAACAACTATGTCATCCCCATTGGAGACACCCCATCTGCCAGCTACGTGAACGAGGATG TGCCTTCCCCCAGTCGACCAGTTGTTCCGAAGCCCAGGCGGTTGGCCAAGCCACAGGCAAAGCTTCCAAAGCCACCTACTGTGTCCAAGTCAG AGCCCAAAGGCCTCAACAGTGGCCCAGCCAGGAAGCTGGCAGCCAGCTCAGCACAGGCTTTCTCGCCCACCACAG GGCTGGCAGACGTGACAGCAGAACTGGAAGAGAAACTGCAGAGGAGGCGGGCACTGGAGCAGGCAGCTGAGCGCATGGCAGACCAGTGGGTCCATCTCCAAGCGCCACACGCCAGTCAGGCGGATCCCTCCTCCCAGAATTAA
- the STAP2 gene encoding signal-transducing adaptor protein 2 isoform X2 has product MALALSPPRVPKPKSALPLHYYESFLEKKGPRDRDYKKFWAGLQGLTLYFYNSNRDTKHVEKLDLGGFVKLTDEAPWGNSHDPSTHFCLVLRNQEIKFKVESLESREMWKGFILTVVELRVPSNLTLLPGHLYMMSEALAKEEARRALEMPLCFLKVSRLEAQLLLERYPECGNLLLRPSGDGTGGVSVTTLQTLNGKPVVRHYKVKREGAKYVIDVEEPFSCTSLEAVVNYFVSHSNKALVPFLLDEDYEKVIGPAPPKDGPKQLPPTSIMPAPSQDKLPPLPDQDNNYVIPIGDTPSASYVNEDVPSPSRPVVPKPRRLAKPQAKLPKPPTVSKSEPKGLNSGPARKLAASSAQAFSPTTGLADVTAELEEKLQRRRALEQAAERMADQWVHLQAPHASQADPSSQN; this is encoded by the exons ATGGCCTTGGCCCTGAGCCCGCCCCGGGTCCCCAAGCCCAAGAGTGCCCTGCCCTTGCACTACTATGAGAGCTTCCTGGAGAAGAAGGGACCCCGAGATCGG GATTACAAGAAGTTCTGGGCAGGCCTTCAGGGGCTGACTCTCTATTTCTACAACAGCAATCGAGACACTAAG CATGTGGAGAAGCTAGATCTAGGAGGCTTTGTGAAGCTCACAGATGAAGCTCCCTGGGGAAACTCCCATGACCCTAGCACCCACTTCTGCTTGGTCCTTCGGAACCAGGAGATCAAGTTCAAG GTAGAGAGCCTGGAGTCTCGGGAGATGTGGAAAGGCTTCATCTTGACAGTAGTGGAG CTCCGCGTCCCGTCCAACCTGACGCTGCTGCCAGGACACCTATACATGATGTCCGAGGCCCTGGCCAAAGAGGAGGCCCGTCGTGCACTCGAGATGCCGTT GTGCTTCCTGAAAGTGAGCCGACTGGAGGCGCAACTGCTCCTGGAGCGCTACCCTGAGTGCGGGAACCTACTGCTGCGGCCCAGCGGGGACGGCACAGGCGGCGTGTCAGTCACAACGCTTCAGACGCTCAATGG GAAGCCGGTGGTCAGGCACTACAAGGTGAAGCGCGAGGGCGCCAAGTACGTAATCGACGTGGAGGAGCCG TTCTCCTGCACCTCGCTCGAAGCAGTGGTCAACTATTTCGTGTCGCACAGTAATAAGGCGCTGGTGCCCTTCCTGCTGGATGAAGACTATGAGAAAGTGATAG GTCCTGCACCCCCCAAGGATGGCCCTAAGCAGCTGCCTCCCACGTCCATCATGCCGGCGCCCAGTCAGGACAAGCTGCCTCCACTACCAGACCAGGATAACAACTATGTCATCCCCATTGGAGACACCCCATCTGCCAGCTACGTGAACGAGGATG TGCCTTCCCCCAGTCGACCAGTTGTTCCGAAGCCCAGGCGGTTGGCCAAGCCACAGGCAAAGCTTCCAAAGCCACCTACTGTGTCCAAGTCAG AGCCCAAAGGCCTCAACAGTGGCCCAGCCAGGAAGCTGGCAGCCAGCTCAGCACAGGCTTTCTCGCCCACCACAG GGCTGGCAGACGTGACAGCAGAACTGGAAGAGAAACTGCAGAGGAGGCGGGCACTGGAGCAGGCAGCTGAGCGCATGGCAGACCAGTGGGTCCATCTCCAAGCGCCACACGCCAGTCAGGCGGATCCCTCCTCCCAGAATTAA
- the FSD1 gene encoding fibronectin type III and SPRY domain-containing protein 1, whose product MEDQREALRKIITTLAVKNEEIQSFIYSLKQMLLNVEANSAKVQEDLEAEFQSLFSLLEELKEGMLMKIKQDRASRTYELQNQLAACTRALESSEELLETANQTLLATDSKDFPQAAKQIKDGVTMAPAFRLSLKAKVSDNMSHLMVDFAQERRMLQAITFLPVPSAPVIDLAESLVADNCVTLVWRMPDEDNKIDHFVLEYRRTNFEGPPRLKEDQPWMVIEGIRQTEYTLTGLKFDMKYMNFRVKACNKAVSGEFSEPVTLETPAFMFRLDASTSHQNLRVDDLSVEWDAMGGKVQDIKAREKDGKGRTASPVNSPARGTPSPKRMPSGRGGRDRFTAESYTVLGDTLIDGGEHYWEVRYEPDSKAFGVGVAYRSLGRFEQLGKTAASWCLHVNNWLQVSFTAKHANKAKMLDAPVPDCLGVHCDFHQGLLSFYNGRTKQLLHTFKAKFTQPLLPAFTVWCGSFHVTTGLQVPSSVRCLQKRGSATSSSNTSLT is encoded by the exons ATGGAGGACCAGAGA GAGGCTCTGAGGAAGATCATCACAACGCTGGCTGTGAAAAATGAAGAGATCCAGAGTTTCATTTACTCCCTCAAGCAGATGCTGCTGAACGTGGAG GCAAACTCGGCCAAGGTGCAGGAGGACCTGGAAGCCGAGTTCCagtccctcttctccctcctggaGGAGCTGAAGGAGGGCATGCTCATGAAGATAAAGCAGGACCGAGCCAGCCGCACTTATGAGCTGCAG AACCAGCTGGCTGCCTGCACACGAGCCTTGGAGAGCTCCGAAGAGCTTCTGGAGACAGCCAACCAGACCCTGCTGGCCACTGACAGCAAGGACTTTCCCCAG GCTGCCAAGCAAATCAAAGATGG TGTGACAATGGCCCCTGCCTTCCGGCTGTCACTGAAAGCCAAGGTCAGCGACAACATGAGTCATCTCATGGTGGACTTTGCACAGGAGCGGAGGATGTTGCAGGCAATCACGTTCCTGCCTG TGCCTAGCGCCCCTGTGATCGACCTGGCCGAGTCCCTAGTGGCCGACAACTGTGTAACCTTGGTGTGGCGCATGCCAGATGAGGACAACAAGATTGACCACTTCGTGCTGGAATATCGGCGGACCAACTTTGAGGGCCCACCCCGCCTCAAGGAGGACCAGCCCTGGATGGTCATCGAGGGGATCCGGCAAACGGAATACACCCTGACCG GTCTCAAGTTTGACATGAAATACATGAATTTCCGTGTGAAGGCCTGTAATAAGGCCGTTTCAGGCGAGTTCTCTGAGCCAGTGACCCTGGAGACACCAG CGTTCATGTTCCGCCTGGATGCGTCCACATCCCACCAGAACCTGCGGGTGGATGATCTCTCCGTGGAGTGGGACGCCATGGGCGGGAAGGTGCAGGATATCAAAGCTCGCGAGAAAGATGGCAAGGGGCGGACGGCGTCTCCCGTCAACTCCCCAGCCAG AGGTACTCCATCTCCCAAGAGGATGCCCTCGGGTCGTGGGGGACGGGATCGCTTCACAGCTGAGTCCTACACGGTGCTGG GGGACACGCTGATTGACGGCGGGGAACATTACTGGGAGGTGCGCTACGAGCCAGACAGCAAGGCGTTTGGTGTGGGGGTGGCCTACCGTAGCCTGGGTCGCTTCGAGCAGCTGGGCAAGACGGCTGCGTCCTGGTGCCTGCACGTCAACAACTGGCTGCAGGTCAGCTTCACTGCCAAACATGCCAACAAGGCCAAGATGCTGGACGCCCCCGTGCCCGACTGCCTGGGCGTGCACTGCGACTTCCATCAAG gcctcctgtccTTCTACAATGGTCGTACCAAACAGCTGCTGCACACCTTCAAGGCCAAGTTCACACAGCCGCTGCTCCCAGCGTTCACG GTGTGGTGTGGCAGCTTCCACGTGACGACTGGCCTGCAGGTCCCCAGCTCCGTGCGTTGCCTGCAGAAGCGGGGCAGTGCCACTAGCAGCTCCAACACCAGCCTCACCTAG
- the TMIGD2 gene encoding transmembrane and immunoglobulin domain-containing protein 2, translated as MGSPGTMLVLLVQFCVLQGVTGLTVQQAPKLLQVRQDSQVTLACQVMQDPAWEQLRVEWIKDVDILCQTHIINGSLSEDVCGPQGWLSWQPPGNLTLQLNHLSLNDSGLYVCGATVEIPDWEEAQGNGTQLLVETGGWLQDQSFSGLYFAPLVTGAVAVAVAAFALGAGIWGRRRCRNRDAGSPIYSNVLYRPRSAPRKSEAWPVERKVLDSEDQKGQSFYSISFPQRPTPKSHLAPKSCSSPRPIHPISAVRISPGPGSSRQPRSRGFLEVGREIRTPGEPEKTSPQRLYKDVTYS; from the exons ATGGGGTCCCCAGGCACAATGCTGGTCCTCCTGGTGCAGTTCTGCG TCCTGCAAGGAGTCACAGGCCTGACTGTGCAGCAGGCACCGAAGTTGTTGCAGGTGAGACAGGACAGCCAGGTGACTCTGGCCTGCCAGGTGATGCAGGACCCGGCCTGGGAGCAGCTCCGTGTCGAGTGGATCAAGGACGTTGACATCCTTTGCCAGACGCACATCATCAATGGCAGTCTGAGCGAGGATGTCTGTGGGCCTCAGGGATGGCTCTCCTGGCAGCCGCCGGGCAACCTCACCCTGCAGCTGAACCACCTGAGCCTCAATGACAGTGGACTCTATGTGTGTGGGGCAACCGTGGAGATCCCTGATTGGGAGGAGGCCCAGGGCAACGGGACGCAGCTCCTGGTGGAGACAG GTGGCTGGCTACAGGACCAAAGCTTCTCAG GCCTCTACTTCGCGCCGCTGGTGACGGGGGCCGTGGCCGTGGCAGTGGCCGCTTTCGCTCTGGGCGCTGGGATCTGgggccgccgccgctgccggAACAGGGATGCAG GCAGTCCAATCTACAGCAACGTCCTATACCGGCCCCGGAGCGCCCCAAGGAAGAGTGAAGCATGGCCTGTGGAAAGGAAGGTGCTGGACAGTGAGGATCAGAAGGGCCAAAGCTTCTACTCGATCTCTTTCCCCCAGCGCCCCACCCCCAAGTCGCATCTGGCTCCCAAATCTTGCTCCAGTCCCAGACCCATTCACCCCATCTCTGCAGTCAGAATCTCTCCTGGCCCAGGCTCCTCTAGGCAGCCAAGGTCAAGAGGCTTCCTTGAAGTGGGAAGAGAAATCAGAACCCCAGGAGAGCCAGAGAAGACCTCCCCCCAGCGACTATATAAAGATGTGACTTATTCCTAG